From a region of the Phycisphaerales bacterium AB-hyl4 genome:
- a CDS encoding FliM/FliN family flagellar motor switch protein, which yields MSKPDVQTILKLRVPVIVRIGHRKLSLSDVLALGPGAIVELDKHADEELDLLVTTKPIGTGNAVKIGENFGLRLTAIGSPRERIEALAGEADADGA from the coding sequence GTGAGCAAGCCTGACGTTCAGACCATCCTCAAGCTTCGCGTGCCGGTGATTGTCCGCATCGGCCACCGGAAGCTGTCACTCAGCGACGTGCTCGCCCTCGGGCCCGGCGCGATCGTCGAGCTGGACAAGCACGCCGACGAGGAGCTGGACCTGCTGGTGACCACCAAGCCGATCGGGACGGGCAATGCGGTGAAAATCGGCGAAAACTTCGGCCTCCGCCTAACCGCCATCGGCAGCCCCCGCGAGCGCATCGAAGCCCTCGCGGGCGAAGCGGACGCGGATGGGGCTTGA
- the trpE gene encoding anthranilate synthase component I has protein sequence MPRSLPDFQSFKRLASSSADEGGGNLVPVYRRLFADQLSPVLAYRRFVSGDDRHAPSFLLESVVGGEHSARYSYLGARPIAELLAHDKRVTYRDHRQPSRNKQYDSADPLREMDRLTRDWTLARVPGLPDFTGGWVGYAGYDTVRYLEGEKLPSPPADDRGLPDMHFQLYHDVIAFDHVQKTLLVITHVLTDEHDSLEAAYAAGEKQLDALVHCLVTPRRQKAAAEADPSQDSEGELPTGHVDLAAPPPTLPVSTMGEGGYQQAVLKAKEYVAAGDIFQVVPSQRFELATSADPFDVYRALRVVNPSPYMFYLQIEGGMLVGSSPEILCRVDGREVTNRPLAGTRRRGRDAAEDAAMERELVDDPKDRAEHIMLVDLGRNDVGRVCEPGSVKLPEVMAVERYSHVMHLSSTVTGRLREGLSCWDALQVSLPVGTVSGAPKVRAMQIIDELEPWKRGPYAGAVGYADFAGNMDMAIALRTMVVLPGKVDGAWRVHLQAGGGIVADSDPDAEHQETVNKAAALAKAVDLAEKAFGKAAGAADERG, from the coding sequence ATGCCCCGCAGCCTTCCCGATTTTCAGAGCTTCAAGCGACTCGCGTCTTCGTCGGCCGACGAAGGTGGGGGCAACCTCGTGCCCGTCTATCGCCGACTGTTCGCCGACCAGCTTTCGCCCGTGCTGGCGTACCGGCGGTTCGTCTCCGGCGATGACCGCCACGCGCCCAGCTTCCTGCTCGAATCCGTCGTGGGCGGCGAGCACTCCGCTCGCTACAGCTACCTCGGCGCTCGCCCCATTGCCGAGTTGCTCGCCCACGACAAACGCGTCACCTATCGCGATCACCGTCAGCCGAGCCGCAACAAGCAGTACGACTCGGCGGACCCATTGCGCGAAATGGACCGCCTGACCCGCGACTGGACGCTCGCCCGCGTGCCGGGCCTGCCCGATTTCACCGGCGGCTGGGTGGGCTACGCCGGCTACGACACGGTCCGCTATCTCGAAGGCGAAAAGCTACCTTCGCCGCCCGCCGACGACCGCGGTCTGCCGGACATGCACTTTCAGCTCTACCACGACGTGATCGCGTTCGACCACGTGCAAAAGACGCTGCTGGTTATCACGCACGTGCTCACCGACGAACACGACTCGCTCGAAGCTGCGTACGCAGCGGGCGAAAAACAGCTTGATGCGCTGGTGCACTGCCTGGTCACGCCCCGCCGACAGAAGGCCGCCGCGGAGGCCGACCCCTCACAAGACAGCGAAGGCGAGTTGCCCACCGGTCATGTTGACCTCGCAGCGCCGCCGCCGACGTTGCCCGTGAGCACGATGGGCGAAGGCGGCTACCAGCAGGCCGTGCTCAAGGCGAAGGAATACGTCGCGGCGGGCGATATCTTCCAGGTCGTGCCCAGTCAGCGGTTCGAGTTGGCGACGTCGGCCGACCCGTTTGACGTGTACCGGGCGCTGCGCGTGGTGAACCCGTCGCCTTACATGTTCTACCTTCAGATCGAAGGCGGCATGCTCGTGGGGTCGAGCCCGGAGATTCTCTGCCGGGTGGACGGGCGGGAAGTGACGAATCGGCCGCTGGCGGGCACGCGCCGTCGCGGGCGCGACGCGGCGGAAGACGCAGCGATGGAGCGCGAGCTGGTCGACGATCCGAAGGACCGGGCGGAGCACATCATGCTCGTCGACCTCGGGCGGAACGATGTGGGGCGGGTGTGTGAGCCCGGCTCGGTGAAGCTGCCGGAGGTGATGGCGGTTGAGCGGTACAGCCATGTGATGCATCTTTCGAGCACGGTGACAGGCAGGCTTCGCGAAGGACTCAGTTGCTGGGATGCGTTGCAGGTGAGCCTGCCGGTGGGCACGGTGAGCGGTGCGCCGAAGGTGCGGGCGATGCAGATTATTGATGAGTTGGAGCCGTGGAAGCGTGGCCCCTACGCCGGCGCGGTGGGCTACGCCGACTTCGCGGGGAATATGGATATGGCCATCGCGCTGCGAACGATGGTCGTGCTGCCAGGCAAGGTCGACGGCGCGTGGCGGGTGCACCTGCAAGCCGGCGGCGGCATCGTCGCGGACAGCGACCCGGACGCCGAACACCAGGAGACGGTCAACAAGGCGGCGGCGCTGGCCAAAGCGGTCGACCTCGCGGAAAAAGCGTTCGGCAAAGCGGCGGGGGCCGCGGATGAGCGTGGCTGA